The following are from one region of the Vitis riparia cultivar Riparia Gloire de Montpellier isolate 1030 chromosome 14, EGFV_Vit.rip_1.0, whole genome shotgun sequence genome:
- the LOC117930447 gene encoding putative receptor-like protein kinase At4g00960: MFSPLLCCLIFLFPLFSLAYEDPSGNSCDGTTYYAPNSTFSSNLDTALQTLQNTTASSGFATTTSGSINQTVTALALCRATINPSDCQLCIDVATSGIRNVCPNGTAAQVWYTLCMLRYSHRNFVNKTDYTLIFSLAGTFTVPDPDIYDAKVRRLMQNLSSTAGASEKRYAVGRTTAPENLTLYGYVDCTRDIDGDGFGTVVLAVLVLCAVKWRKRDEVETGGSKIVEEENEEMSEGIGTRSFMYDLEVLVAATGNFCLANRLGAGGFGTVYKGMMANGEEIAVKKLVPGSTQGIEEFSNEVRLLLKLQHRNLVRLFGCCVEGENRLLVYEYLQNKSLDHFIFDKSKSALLDWPKRYNVIIGVARGLLYLHEDSQLKIIHRDIKASNILLDELMNPKISDFGLAKLFKDEQTHHRTRRIVGTFGYMAPEYATRGFMSSKIDVFSFGVLILEIISGRRNYDMEFDEQDWELLKLAWRLEEEGQLTDLVDVTIGSFPQDQVLKCIRIGLLCCQQSIRDRPTMSSTVLMLSNDSVTMPIEGTHGYQNIRDPVDPHNNINAPTNPENESFSKNSITFSSANGR; the protein is encoded by the exons ATGTTTTCTCCACTTCTGTGTTGCCTCATCTTCCTCTTTCCCCTCTTTTCACTGGCCTATGAAGACCCTAGTGGGAATTCCTGTGATGGAACCACTTACTACGCCCCTAATTCGACCTTCTCTTCCAATCTAGACACAGCTCTCCAGACTCTTCAGAACACTACTGCCTCCAGCGGTTTCGCCACCACGACCTCCGGCAGCATTAATCAGACAGTGACAGCCCTCGCCCTGTGTCGTGCCACCATAAACCCATCAGATTGCCAGCTATGCATCGATGTTGCCACATCGGGCATTCGCAATGTCTGTCCCAATGGAACAGCGGCTCAGGTGTGGTACACCCTCTGCATGCTGCGGTACTCCCACCGAAACTTTGTGAACAAGACCGACTACACCCTCATCTTCAGCCTGGCTGGTACGTTCACTGTTCCTGATCCTGATATTTATGATGCGAAGGTGCGGAGGTTAATGCAGAATCTATCGTCCACTGCCGGTGCATCTGAGAAGAGATATGCAGTGGGAAGAACAACAGCACCAGAAAACCTCACCCTCTATGGCTATGTTGATTGCACCCGTGACATCGATGGAGATGGTT TTGGAACAGTTGTTTTGGCAGTTCTGGTACTGTGTGCTGTGAAGTGGAGAAAAAGAGATGAAGTGGAGACCGGAGGCTCTAAAAttgtagaagaagaaaatgaggaaatgagTGAGGGAATTGGCACGAGATCTTTCATGTATGATTTGGAAGTTCTGGTTGCTGCAACTGGTAATTTTTGTTTGGCAAATCGGCTGGGTGCTGGTGGGTTTGGGACTGTTTATAAG GGAATGATGGCAAATGGTGAAGAAATAGCAGTGAAGAAGCTGGTACCTGGTTCGACACAAGGCATAGAAGAATTCTCCAATGAAGTCAGACTATTATTGAAGTTGCAACACAGAAATCTTGTACGGCTGTTTGGGTGCTGTGTTGAAGGAGAAAATAGGCTGTTAGTTTACGAATACCTACAGAACAAGAGTCTTGACCACTTCATCTTTG ATAAGAGCAAGAGTGCATTGCTAGACTGGCCAAAGCGTTATAACGTCATAATAGGTGTGGCACGGGGGCTTCTTTACCTTCATGAAGACTCACAACTTAAAATCATACATAGAGATATCAAAGCAAGCAACATCTTACTCGATGAATTGATGAATCCAAAAATATCGGATTTTGGTCTGGCAAAGCTATTTAAGGATGAACAAACCCATCATAGAACACGACGGATTGTGGGAACATT TGGTTATATGGCTCCAGAATATGCAACCAGAGGCTTCATGTCTTCCAAGATTGATGTCTTTAGCTTTGGTGTGTTGATATTAGAAATCATAAGTGGAAGAAGGAATTATGACATGGAATTTGATGAGCAAGACTGGGAGCTCCTGAAACTT GCATGGAGACTAGAAGAAGAAGGGCAGCTAACAGATTTGGTAGATGTCACTATTGGTTCTTTCCCTCAAGATCAAGTATTAAAATGCATTCGCATTGGGTTATTATGCTGCCAACAATCTATACGAGATCGGCCAACCATGTCTTCTACAGTTTTAATGCTCTCAAATGATTCAGTAACAATGCCAATTGAAGGAACACATGGCTACCAGAATATACGTGACCCTGTTGATCCACACAACAACATCAATGCTCCTACAAACCCTGAAAATGAGTCTTTCTCTAAGAATTCTATTACTTTTTCATCAGCAAATGGTAGATAA
- the LOC117930448 gene encoding cysteine-rich receptor-like protein kinase 8, protein MFSPLLCCLIFLFPLFSLAYEGPRWNSCDGTTYYAPNSTFSSNLDTALQTLQNTTASSGFATTTSGSINQTVTALALCRATINPSDCQLCIDVATSGIRNVCPNGTAAQVWYTLCMLRYSHRNFVNKTDYTLTFSLYDTRNAPDPDIYDAKVQRLMQNLSSTAGASEKRYAVGRTTAPENLTLYGYVDCTRDIDGDDCKRCLLATTRAIDSCCLGQWAGWLASPTCNIQFNMDPVHEDWVNGSYINTDISPSSTLAPPPVAENDAGSRSQVIKISVALTVGTVVLAVLVLCAVKWRKRDEVETGGSEIIEDNEEMSEGIGKRSFMYDLEVLVAATGNFCLANRLGAGGFGTVYKGMMANGEEIAVKKLAPGSTQGREEFSNEVRLLLKLQHRNLVRLFGCCVEGENRLLVYEYLQNKSLDHFIFDKSKSALLDWPKRYNIIIGVARGLLYLHEDSQLKIIHRDIKASNILLDELMNPKISDFGLAKLFKDEQTHHRTRRIVGTFGYMAPEYATRGFMSSKIDVFSFGVLILEIISGRRNYDMEFDEQDWELLKLAWRLEEEGQLTDLVDVTIGSFPQDQVLKCICIGLLCCQQSIRDRPTMSSTVLMLSNDSVTMPIEGTRGYQNIRDPVDPHNNINAPTNPENESFSKNSITFSSANGR, encoded by the exons ATGTTTTCTCCACTTCTGTGTTGCCTCATCTTCCTCTTTCCCCTCTTTTCACTGGCCTATGAAGGCCCTCGTTGGAATTCCTGTGATGGAACCACTTATTACGCCCCTAATTCGACCTTCTCTTCCAATCTAGACACAGCTCTCCAGACTCTTCAGAACACTACTGCCTCCAGCGGTTTCGCCACCACGACCTCCGGCAGCATTAATCAGACAGTGACAGCCCTCGCCCTGTGTCGTGCCACCATAAACCCATCAGATTGCCAGCTATGCATCGATGTTGCCACATCGGGCATTCGCAATGTCTGTCCCAATGGAACAGCGGCTCAGGTGTGGTACACCCTCTGCATGCTGCGGTACTCCCACCGTAACTTTGTGAACAAGACCGACTACACCCTCACCTTCAGTCTGTATGATACGCGCAATGCTCCTGATCCTGATATTTATGATGCGAAGGTGCAGAGGTTAATGCAGAATCTATCGTCCACTGCCGGTGCATCTGAGAAGAGATATGCAGTGGGAAGAACAACAGCACCAGAAAACCTCACCCTCTATGGCTATGTTGATTGCACCCGTGACATCGATGGAGATGATTGTAAGCGATGCCTATTGGCAACAACAAGGGCCATAGACTCCTGCTGTTTAGGGCAATGGGCGGGTTGGCTTGCTTCACCAACATGCAATATCCAGTTCAATATGGACCCAGTGCATGAGGACTGGGTCAATGGCTCGTATATCAACACAGATATCTCTCCGTCATCAACACTGGCGCCGCCACCAGTGGCAGAGAATGATGCTGGAAGTCGTAGTCAGGTAATTAAAATTTCTGTTGCTCTAACAGTTGGAACAGTTGTTTTGGCAGTTCTGGTACTGTGTGCTGTGAAGTGGAGGAAAAGAGATGAAGTGGAGACCGGAGGCTCTGAAATTATAGAAGACAATGAGGAAATGAGTGAGGGAATTGGCAAGAGATCTTTCATGTATGATTTGGAAGTTTTGGTTGCTGCAACTGGTAATTTTTGTTTGGCAAATCGGCTGGGTGCTGGTGGGTTTGGGACTGTTTATAAG GGAATGATGGCAAATGGTGAAGAAATAGCAGTGAAGAAGCTGGCACCTGGTTCGACACAAGGCAGAGAAGAATTCTCCAATGAAGTCAGACTATTATTGAAGTTGCAACACAGAAATCTTGTACGGCTGTTTGGGTGCTGTGTTGAAGGAGAAAATAGGCTGTTAGTTTACGAATACCTACAGAACAAGAGTCTTGACCACTTCATCTTTG ATAAGAGCAAGAGTGCATTGCTAGACTGGCCAAAGCGTTATAACATCATAATAGGTGTGGCACGGGGGCTTCTTTACCTTCATGAAGATTCACAACTTAAAATCATACATAGAGATATCAAAGCAAGCAACATCTTACTCGATGAGTTGATGAATCCAAAAATATCTGATTTTGGTCTGGCAAAGCTATTTAAGGATGAACAAACCCATCATAGAACACGACGGATTGTGGGAACATT TGGTTATATGGCTCCAGAATATGCAACCAGAGGCTTCATGTCTTCCAAGATTGATGTCTTTAGCTTTGGTGTGTTGATATTAGAAATCATAAGTGGAAGAAGGAATTATGACATGGAATTTGATGAGCAAGACTGGGAGCTCCTGAAACTT GCATGGAGACTAGAAGAAGAAGGGCAGCTAACAGATTTGGTAGATGTCACTATTGGTTCTTTCCCTCAAGATCAAGTATTAAAATGCATTTGCATTGGGTTATTGTGCTGCCAACAATCTATACGAGATCGGCCAACCATGTCTTCTACAGTTTTAATGCTCTCAAATGATTCAGTAACAATGCCAATTGAAGGAACACGTGGCTACCAGAATATACGTGACCCTGTTGATCCACACAACAACATCAATGCTCCTACAAACCCTGAAAATGAGTCTTTCTCTAAGAATTCTATTACTTTTTCATCAGCAAATGGTAGGTAA